The following are from one region of the Ardenticatenales bacterium genome:
- a CDS encoding ATP-binding protein yields the protein MPASSPPQNHSTRPGSRIERPLATQSVAGRRALSENHSPVPANRQPPAASTLAMSPAAFIAGPPILRPRDFFGREWELKQIFHRLQGGMLQHVAVMGARRSGKTSLLHYLRQITTASTPSLRPDQRQDWLPHPQHYRWVFVDFQDSRMLRQSTFLGYLMDQLEIPRPEPCELNTFMEAVSENLHMPAILLLDKIEAALASPELDMPFWWNLRSLVTNQTGGNLGIVVTSHKQPVELAQDYGKPSPFFNIFGYAINLGPLRETEARALIASSPVPFAAEDTAWILEQSKGWPALLQILCAIRLIALETGQHDQLWREDGLRQIKHHRHLLEMPA from the coding sequence ATGCCGGCATCTTCGCCACCCCAGAACCACTCCACCAGACCCGGCTCAAGGATTGAGCGCCCTTTGGCGACGCAGTCGGTGGCCGGGCGTAGGGCGCTATCCGAAAATCATTCTCCTGTGCCGGCAAACAGGCAGCCGCCGGCCGCATCCACGCTAGCCATGTCACCGGCCGCGTTTATTGCCGGCCCGCCTATTTTGCGTCCACGAGACTTTTTCGGGCGGGAGTGGGAGCTAAAGCAAATCTTTCATCGCCTGCAAGGGGGCATGTTGCAACACGTGGCCGTCATGGGCGCGCGCCGCAGCGGAAAAACCTCGCTGCTGCATTATCTGCGGCAAATCACGACGGCCTCGACGCCATCGCTACGCCCCGACCAGCGACAGGATTGGCTCCCCCATCCACAACATTACCGCTGGGTCTTTGTGGATTTTCAGGACAGCCGTATGCTGCGCCAGTCTACCTTTCTCGGCTATCTGATGGACCAGTTAGAGATCCCCCGCCCTGAACCGTGCGAGCTAAATACGTTTATGGAGGCGGTGAGTGAGAATTTGCACATGCCGGCCATTCTTCTCCTGGACAAAATCGAAGCCGCCCTGGCCTCGCCAGAATTGGACATGCCCTTCTGGTGGAATCTGCGCTCTCTGGTCACCAACCAGACAGGCGGCAACCTGGGTATTGTGGTCACCTCGCATAAACAACCCGTCGAACTGGCGCAGGATTACGGCAAACCCTCCCCCTTCTTCAACATCTTTGGCTACGCCATCAATCTGGGGCCATTGAGGGAAACGGAAGCGCGTGCCTTGATTGCCAGTTCCCCGGTCCCTTTTGCGGCGGAAGATACGGCATGGATCTTGGAACAAAGCAAAGGTTGGCCGGCTCTGCTGCAAATTCTCTGTGCCATCCGCCTGATAGCGCTGGAAACAGGTCAACATGACCAGCTTTGGCGCGAGGATGGCTTGCGCCAGATCAAACATCATCGCCACTTGCTGGAAATGCCGGCATAA
- a CDS encoding ATP-binding protein: MTFTDAPDLHPHPVCASLQLLFWLTFRPSAWRAYMQRLSSEEEADISLLHLTRTQRTAARPLLLTLIASPLLATLIIILLSWLVGGERLGLLNPEVVITITHLFTATGAIVITLTICGGIFVGWGMVVSLLLVTILALAWQQLSALPLFQASPDLLNYVSRIAGVGFASGVIASVSISVSSGGRQRYEIRQQLGAVIVGIFVSGVILGAGLGLALVLSRGTAGEVISGQANHIAGIVPLGLSAGIALGIGFVIVTRLPARRSRKNILTGIAFALLVILTFLLAANIPKIYRNFPVGVGTGILFSVMYIFPFQLARRLAGVWAGAAAGAIGCGSLYALALIATGNHNPLTLLLSGILSSIIGLSFSFWRPLLFYPFAMAWNTLIFYLDRQRPPDAPRLLHWHSAFWDEQQRLPLYGLDNYLVWIATPDPATAKTAMAYLTTGHQRWAAQAASIELEARRMESCTTVAEIAGIHKHLGSEYLSESSTPVFASFKHLSQDTQAALNQTIRYHQRLTLHEIAHRLELLSHELQRSNNLYATRFFPIALRWQQIITTHAHELTRQVDHQQEIDNPYIFGVPLTAQQHIFVGRTDISRRIEQQILDQRHPPLFLDGQRRMGKTSLLHNLGRLLPNAIVPLYVDGQGLAGCQNYADLLYNAIWQMRRSAMQHRRLTLPDLARDSLADKPFPAFNDWLRQVEDILAQENQAVGLLIFDEFEALDAILRQRGLDETAIMNLLRHLIQHRPTFRLLFASSHPLEMFDHWASYLINTQVLHLSYLQEPAVRQLVERPIPRFGLHYAPAASDYICHLTRGHPHLVQLLCYEIVNAKNEQPVTERFVAGISDIETAVARALKSGRFFFVDIERNQVGQHGLNVLRFLAGQSATGPLPLDTLRQQFGTSVDATLHQLQQRELIEPNGAAYQFQVEMIRRWFA; this comes from the coding sequence ATGACCTTCACGGACGCGCCCGATCTCCACCCCCACCCTGTTTGCGCCAGCCTGCAACTGCTCTTCTGGCTCACCTTTCGCCCCTCCGCCTGGCGCGCCTACATGCAGCGCCTGAGCAGTGAGGAAGAGGCGGACATCTCACTACTGCACCTGACCCGAACGCAACGGACCGCGGCCCGCCCACTATTATTGACACTCATCGCCTCGCCTCTCCTGGCAACACTCATCATCATCCTGCTCAGTTGGCTCGTCGGCGGGGAGCGTCTTGGTCTGCTCAACCCAGAAGTCGTCATCACGATCACACACCTGTTCACGGCCACCGGCGCCATCGTCATTACCCTCACGATATGTGGCGGCATTTTCGTCGGTTGGGGCATGGTCGTCAGTCTGCTGCTGGTGACGATACTGGCTCTGGCCTGGCAGCAACTATCTGCCCTACCACTCTTCCAGGCGTCACCCGATTTACTGAACTACGTGTCCCGAATTGCCGGCGTCGGCTTTGCTTCCGGCGTCATCGCCAGCGTTTCCATCAGCGTGAGTTCTGGCGGGCGGCAGCGTTATGAAATCAGGCAGCAGTTGGGTGCGGTCATCGTGGGCATTTTTGTCAGCGGCGTCATTTTAGGAGCCGGGCTGGGGCTGGCGTTGGTGTTGAGCCGCGGCACGGCGGGGGAGGTGATTTCCGGGCAAGCCAATCATATCGCCGGTATTGTGCCATTGGGGCTAAGTGCCGGCATTGCCCTCGGCATCGGATTCGTCATTGTTACACGCCTGCCGGCCCGCCGCTCCCGCAAAAATATCCTCACCGGAATCGCCTTCGCCCTCCTCGTCATCCTCACTTTCCTCCTGGCCGCAAACATCCCCAAAATCTATCGCAACTTCCCCGTCGGCGTTGGCACGGGCATCTTGTTTAGCGTCATGTACATCTTCCCCTTCCAACTCGCGCGGCGGCTGGCAGGCGTTTGGGCCGGAGCCGCCGCCGGGGCCATCGGTTGCGGCAGTCTCTATGCCCTCGCCCTCATTGCCACGGGCAATCATAACCCACTGACCTTGCTCCTTTCGGGCATACTCAGCAGCATTATCGGTTTGAGTTTCTCCTTCTGGCGTCCCCTGCTTTTCTACCCCTTCGCCATGGCCTGGAACACCCTCATCTTTTACCTGGATCGACAGCGTCCCCCAGACGCGCCACGCCTGCTGCACTGGCATTCCGCCTTCTGGGATGAGCAACAACGATTGCCCCTGTACGGCCTGGACAATTACCTGGTCTGGATCGCCACGCCAGACCCGGCCACGGCGAAAACGGCCATGGCCTACCTCACCACGGGCCATCAGCGGTGGGCGGCGCAGGCCGCCAGTATTGAATTGGAAGCGCGACGGATGGAATCCTGTACAACGGTGGCGGAAATTGCCGGCATTCATAAACACCTGGGTTCCGAATATCTATCAGAATCCTCCACGCCCGTCTTCGCCAGCTTCAAACACCTCAGCCAGGACACACAGGCCGCCCTCAACCAGACCATTCGCTACCACCAGCGCCTGACCCTGCACGAAATTGCCCACCGCCTCGAACTGCTGTCGCACGAATTGCAGCGCAGCAACAACCTGTATGCAACCCGTTTTTTCCCCATTGCCCTCCGCTGGCAACAGATCATCACCACGCACGCCCACGAACTCACGCGGCAAGTCGACCACCAGCAAGAAATCGACAACCCGTATATTTTTGGCGTGCCCCTGACGGCCCAACAGCACATATTCGTCGGACGCACCGACATCAGCCGCCGCATTGAGCAGCAGATTTTGGACCAGCGACATCCCCCACTGTTCCTCGACGGGCAGCGGCGTATGGGCAAAACCTCGCTCCTGCACAACCTGGGTCGGTTGCTCCCGAACGCCATCGTCCCCCTCTACGTTGATGGGCAAGGATTGGCCGGCTGCCAGAATTACGCCGACTTGCTCTACAACGCCATCTGGCAGATGCGGCGCTCCGCCATGCAGCACCGCCGTCTGACCCTGCCTGACCTGGCGCGCGATAGCCTGGCGGACAAGCCGTTTCCCGCGTTCAACGACTGGCTGCGGCAGGTGGAAGACATACTCGCACAGGAGAACCAGGCAGTGGGGCTGCTCATTTTTGATGAATTTGAGGCGCTGGATGCCATTCTGCGGCAGCGCGGCCTCGATGAAACAGCCATCATGAATCTACTGCGGCATCTGATTCAGCATCGCCCCACTTTTCGCCTCTTGTTCGCCAGTTCGCACCCGCTGGAGATGTTCGACCATTGGGCCAGCTACCTTATCAATACGCAGGTGTTGCACTTGAGCTATTTGCAGGAACCGGCTGTGCGCCAGTTGGTAGAGCGTCCTATTCCCCGTTTTGGGCTGCACTATGCCCCGGCCGCAAGCGACTATATCTGCCACCTCACCCGCGGCCATCCCCACCTGGTGCAGTTGTTGTGCTACGAGATTGTCAACGCCAAAAATGAACAGCCAGTCACGGAGCGGTTCGTTGCCGGCATTTCCGACATCGAAACAGCCGTCGCGCGTGCCTTAAAAAGCGGGCGCTTCTTCTTCGTGGATATCGAACGCAACCAGGTCGGGCAACACGGCCTCAACGTCCTCCGCTTCCTCGCCGGCCAGAGCGCAACCGGCCCCCTCCCCCTCGACACCCTGCGCCAACAATTCGGCACAAGCGTTGACGCCACCCTCCACCAACTGCAACAGCGCGAACTCATCGAACCAAACGGCGCGGCCTACCAGTTTCAAGTAGAAATGATCCGACGCTGGTTTGCCTAG
- the gatC gene encoding Asp-tRNA(Asn)/Glu-tRNA(Gln) amidotransferase subunit GatC: MSLTLADVEKIAHLARLELTHADMEQYLGQLSAVLDYVAQISELDLDDIPPTTHAVVRHNVLRDDRVQPSLSPSDALFNAPEQENDQFRIQAILED, translated from the coding sequence ATGTCTCTCACCCTGGCAGACGTTGAAAAAATAGCGCACCTGGCCCGCCTCGAACTCACCCACGCGGACATGGAGCAATACCTGGGGCAACTTTCCGCCGTCCTGGACTATGTGGCCCAGATCAGCGAGCTAGACCTGGACGACATCCCCCCCACCACGCACGCCGTCGTGCGGCATAACGTGCTGCGCGACGATCGGGTGCAGCCGTCGCTATCCCCGTCGGACGCTTTGTTCAACGCGCCGGAACAGGAAAACGATCAGTTCAGGATACAGGCCATTCTGGAAGATTGA
- the gatA gene encoding Asp-tRNA(Asn)/Glu-tRNA(Gln) amidotransferase subunit GatA, whose amino-acid sequence MNFSSLTLTELRDALRQGRATSVAATQAMLDRIVAVDNDVRSYLTITDEMALEQAAAADARRRQGDDSPLLGIPVAVKDIICTEGVETTAGSQILEGFIPPYDAFVVQRLREAGAIILGKTNTDEFAMGSSTENSAYVTTRNPWDLTRVPGGSSGGSAAAVSAGMAYAALGTDTGGSVRQPASLCGLVGLRPTYGRVSRWGVIAFASSLDQVSTLGRTVADCTAIFQAIAGHDERDSTSIDAPVPDYDAALTGDIRGLRVGVPGEYFGAGLQPAVKTAVLAAIDRLAQLGAEIRSISLPHTKYALPAYYLIAPAEASANLARYDGVRYGPRVNGSDVIDTLKKTRALFGPEARRRIMLGTYALSAGYYDAYYGRALKVRTLIKQDFRAAFETVDVIAAPTSPTTAFKIGEKANDPLSMYLADILTLPLNLSASCGLSVPCGFDELGLPIGLQLMGDTLQEATILNAAFAYEQSESWWRRTPPITKNG is encoded by the coding sequence ATGAACTTTTCTTCTCTTACGTTGACTGAACTGCGCGACGCATTGCGCCAGGGGCGCGCCACCAGCGTTGCCGCCACGCAGGCGATGCTTGATCGCATTGTCGCCGTTGACAATGACGTGCGCAGCTACCTGACCATCACGGACGAGATGGCCCTGGAGCAGGCCGCCGCCGCCGACGCCCGCCGCCGGCAAGGGGACGACTCGCCCCTGCTGGGCATCCCCGTGGCCGTGAAGGACATCATCTGTACCGAAGGCGTGGAAACCACGGCGGGCAGCCAGATTTTGGAGGGCTTCATCCCGCCGTATGATGCGTTTGTGGTACAACGGTTACGGGAAGCGGGAGCCATCATCCTGGGCAAAACCAACACGGATGAGTTCGCCATGGGGTCGTCCACGGAGAACTCCGCCTACGTGACGACGCGCAACCCGTGGGATTTGACGCGCGTGCCGGGGGGCAGCAGCGGCGGCAGCGCGGCGGCTGTGTCCGCGGGCATGGCCTACGCCGCCCTGGGTACAGACACAGGGGGGAGCGTGCGCCAGCCGGCTTCGTTGTGCGGGCTGGTGGGATTGCGCCCCACCTACGGGCGCGTCTCCCGCTGGGGCGTGATCGCTTTTGCGTCTTCGCTAGACCAGGTTTCTACGTTGGGGCGCACCGTGGCGGACTGCACGGCCATTTTCCAGGCTATCGCCGGCCATGACGAGCGGGACAGCACCTCCATCGATGCGCCCGTGCCGGATTATGACGCGGCGCTTACGGGGGATATTCGCGGGCTGCGCGTGGGTGTGCCGGGGGAGTATTTTGGCGCGGGGTTGCAACCGGCGGTGAAGACGGCGGTGCTGGCGGCGATTGATCGGTTGGCCCAGTTGGGGGCGGAGATTCGTTCCATTAGCCTGCCGCACACGAAGTATGCGTTGCCGGCATATTACCTGATTGCCCCCGCCGAAGCCAGCGCCAACCTCGCCCGCTACGACGGCGTCCGCTACGGTCCCCGCGTCAACGGAAGCGACGTCATCGACACCCTGAAGAAAACGCGCGCCCTCTTTGGCCCCGAAGCGCGGCGGCGCATCATGCTGGGCACATACGCCCTCAGCGCCGGCTATTACGACGCTTACTATGGGCGCGCCTTGAAAGTACGCACCCTCATCAAGCAAGACTTCCGCGCCGCTTTCGAGACCGTAGACGTCATCGCCGCCCCCACCAGTCCCACGACCGCCTTCAAAATCGGCGAGAAGGCGAACGACCCGCTGAGCATGTACCTGGCGGACATTTTGACGCTGCCGCTGAACCTGAGCGCAAGCTGCGGCCTCTCCGTCCCCTGCGGGTTCGACGAATTGGGGCTGCCCATCGGCTTGCAACTCATGGGCGACACCCTGCAAGAAGCAACCATTCTCAACGCCGCTTTTGCTTATGAACAGTCGGAATCCTGGTGGCGACGGACGCCGCCCATCACGAAAAACGGCTAA
- a CDS encoding NTP transferase domain-containing protein, whose amino-acid sequence MKVVILLGGYGTRMRPHTWSRPKPLLNVAGNTVLGHILDLMHEITTEEVVFVVGYKGDMIEAWVRENYPHLDSHFVVQEQALGQAHAVWLCRDFLDAGEVVIAFGDGIIKADFAHFASDGDATFLVQEVEDPRIFGVVALDEAGFVSRFVEKPATMENRMAVVGINWFRDAAQLRQAIDIVMEEGRMTKGEYFMADAYEVLLEQGAKFRVAPVAYWLDAGNPRNILNTNRQLLQNSAASPDAAARAAAEGFTLVPPVYLHPDAQVAASVVGPYATIGAGATVTNSIVSDCIIDAGASVQTCILKQTLVGQNARVTGRALQLFVGDNSAVESGG is encoded by the coding sequence ATGAAAGTTGTCATTTTACTCGGCGGTTATGGTACACGTATGCGCCCGCATACGTGGAGCCGCCCCAAGCCGCTGCTGAACGTGGCGGGGAACACCGTCCTGGGTCACATTCTCGACCTGATGCACGAGATCACCACGGAAGAAGTGGTGTTTGTCGTGGGCTATAAGGGCGACATGATTGAGGCCTGGGTGCGGGAAAACTATCCGCACCTGGACAGCCACTTCGTGGTGCAGGAACAGGCATTGGGCCAGGCGCACGCCGTCTGGCTTTGCCGCGATTTTCTGGACGCGGGCGAAGTGGTGATCGCTTTTGGCGATGGCATTATTAAGGCGGATTTCGCCCATTTCGCCAGCGATGGGGACGCTACCTTCCTGGTGCAGGAGGTGGAGGATCCGCGCATTTTTGGGGTGGTAGCCCTGGACGAAGCGGGGTTTGTCTCCCGGTTTGTGGAGAAGCCGGCGACGATGGAGAATCGCATGGCCGTGGTGGGCATCAACTGGTTCCGCGACGCGGCGCAGTTGCGTCAGGCAATTGATATTGTGATGGAAGAAGGGCGCATGACGAAGGGGGAGTATTTCATGGCGGATGCGTATGAGGTGCTGCTGGAGCAGGGGGCGAAGTTTCGGGTGGCGCCGGTTGCGTATTGGCTGGATGCCGGCAATCCACGCAACATCCTCAACACCAATCGCCAACTGCTACAGAACAGTGCCGCCAGCCCCGACGCCGCCGCCCGCGCCGCCGCCGAGGGCTTCACGCTCGTGCCTCCCGTCTATCTGCACCCCGATGCCCAGGTCGCAGCTTCCGTCGTCGGCCCCTATGCCACCATTGGCGCGGGGGCGACCGTGACCAACAGCATCGTCAGTGACTGCATCATTGACGCCGGCGCATCCGTGCAAACGTGTATTCTGAAACAAACATTGGTCGGGCAAAACGCGCGGGTGACGGGGCGGGCGCTGCAACTTTTCGTGGGCGACAATTCCGCCGTAGAATCAGGAGGATAA
- a CDS encoding aminotransferase class I/II-fold pyridoxal phosphate-dependent enzyme has product MMQRYISRRVAATPPSGIRKFFDIAATMEDVISLGIGEPDFVTPQPVLNAGIASLQRGETAYTSNSGTIELRAALSRHLQQLYGVSYNPDDEIIITVGVSEALYLAMTAVIDPGDEVIIPEPCFVSYAPEVTFAGGTPVTVPTYVENQFQVTATEIAAAITPKTKAILLGYPNNPTGAVMTRAVMAEIAAVAEQHDLLIISDEIYDQLVYGVPHTCVPSLPGMRDRTILLGGFSKDYAMTGWRIGYACANPDLLGAMRKVHQYTIMSAPTTAQMAALVALSDGAEHVARMRQEYDRRRRLIVDGFNTLGLDCFEPRGAFYAFPSIARSGMSSDDFANRLLAEEQVAVIPGEAFGASGAGFVRAAYATAYEKIEEALNRIESFMRRHG; this is encoded by the coding sequence ATCATGCAACGTTATATTTCGCGCCGGGTGGCGGCGACGCCGCCATCGGGTATTCGCAAGTTTTTTGACATTGCCGCCACGATGGAGGATGTGATTTCGCTGGGGATTGGCGAGCCGGATTTTGTGACGCCGCAACCTGTGTTGAATGCCGGCATTGCCTCCCTCCAACGCGGCGAAACAGCCTACACCTCCAACAGCGGCACCATCGAACTACGCGCCGCCCTCAGCCGCCACCTGCAGCAACTTTATGGCGTCAGCTACAATCCCGACGACGAGATCATCATCACCGTCGGCGTCAGCGAAGCCCTCTACCTGGCCATGACCGCCGTCATCGATCCGGGTGACGAAGTCATCATCCCCGAACCCTGCTTCGTCTCCTACGCCCCCGAAGTCACCTTCGCCGGCGGCACGCCCGTCACCGTGCCCACCTACGTGGAGAACCAATTCCAGGTCACGGCAACGGAGATCGCCGCCGCCATCACCCCCAAGACCAAAGCCATCCTCCTCGGCTACCCCAACAACCCCACGGGAGCCGTCATGACCCGTGCCGTCATGGCCGAAATCGCCGCCGTCGCGGAACAGCACGACCTGCTGATCATCTCCGACGAAATCTACGACCAGCTCGTCTACGGCGTCCCCCACACCTGCGTCCCCAGCCTGCCCGGAATGCGCGACCGCACCATCCTCCTCGGCGGCTTCAGCAAGGACTACGCCATGACCGGCTGGCGCATCGGCTACGCCTGCGCCAATCCCGATCTGCTGGGCGCGATGCGCAAAGTGCATCAATACACCATCATGTCCGCCCCCACCACGGCGCAAATGGCCGCCCTCGTCGCCCTTTCCGACGGCGCGGAACACGTGGCGCGCATGAGGCAGGAGTACGACCGCCGCCGCCGCCTGATCGTGGACGGCTTCAACACGCTGGGGCTAGACTGCTTTGAGCCGCGCGGGGCGTTCTACGCCTTCCCCTCCATCGCCCGCAGCGGCATGAGCAGTGACGACTTCGCCAACCGACTGCTGGCCGAGGAGCAGGTGGCCGTGATTCCGGGCGAAGCCTTTGGGGCCAGCGGCGCCGGCTTCGTCCGCGCCGCCTACGCCACCGCCTACGAGAAAATCGAAGAAGCCCTCAACCGCATCGAATCCTTCATGCGCCGCCACGGTTAA
- a CDS encoding AAA family ATPase produces the protein MQNLTIENFGPIKQAEIEIRSVLVFIGPQASGKSTISKAIYFFKSLRDDLFRYLLDILNGIEEAPAPPGYSLSQFGRRARDKFLGIYGPVAHFALMRLYYDYGNGVYVAVVPSNDGLGFTNVWLGGSFGEKFKLLVQDTVTFRQKAEELRRDRFLSSRETLRFEAEQ, from the coding sequence ATGCAAAATTTAACGATTGAAAATTTCGGTCCAATCAAGCAGGCTGAAATTGAAATACGGAGCGTTCTCGTCTTTATCGGACCGCAGGCGAGTGGAAAAAGCACGATCAGTAAGGCCATTTACTTCTTCAAATCCTTGCGGGATGATCTGTTTCGTTATTTGTTGGACATCCTCAACGGCATTGAGGAAGCTCCCGCCCCACCTGGCTACTCCCTTTCCCAATTTGGCAGGCGGGCGCGTGATAAATTCCTGGGCATCTATGGACCGGTGGCGCACTTTGCTTTGATGCGTTTGTACTACGACTATGGTAATGGTGTGTATGTTGCGGTTGTGCCTTCTAATGACGGTCTGGGCTTTACAAACGTCTGGCTAGGCGGCAGCTTTGGCGAGAAATTCAAGCTACTTGTTCAAGATACCGTCACGTTTCGCCAGAAAGCAGAAGAGTTGCGGAGAGATAGGTTTCTTTCGTCTCGTGAAACGCTGCGTTTTGAGGCAGAACAGTAG